One segment of Dolichospermum sp. DET69 DNA contains the following:
- a CDS encoding sugar ABC transporter permease yields MSQLTSKRWILIQQRITPYVFLLPALIILTLTVFWPAIQAFYLSFTNYENIGDPPQWIGLKNFLRLSKDAVFWQTLQNTFLYLIGVVPILVFLPLLLAILVNQKVRGMNWFRTAYYTPVVISMVVAGIAWKWLYAENGLLNQILKTLGIFPDGIPWLTSPDKILGIVPISLASIMAVTIWKGLGYYMVIYLAGLQAIPADIYEAAAIDGSDSIRKHWDITLPLMKPYLALVSVISAISATKVFEEVYIMTQGGPLNSSKTIVYYLYEQAFGNLEISYACTIGLVLFLIILGLSILRLAVNQQDGNDFSV; encoded by the coding sequence ATGTCTCAATTAACATCAAAACGATGGATTTTAATTCAACAGAGAATAACTCCTTATGTGTTTTTATTACCTGCCTTAATTATTTTAACACTCACTGTTTTTTGGCCAGCAATACAAGCCTTTTATCTCAGTTTTACTAACTATGAAAATATAGGAGATCCTCCGCAATGGATTGGCTTGAAAAATTTTCTGCGTCTATCGAAAGATGCTGTTTTTTGGCAAACTTTACAAAATACATTTCTTTATCTGATTGGTGTTGTGCCAATTTTAGTATTTTTACCCTTACTTTTAGCAATTTTAGTCAATCAAAAAGTCCGGGGAATGAATTGGTTTAGAACAGCATACTATACTCCTGTTGTTATTTCTATGGTAGTCGCTGGGATAGCTTGGAAATGGTTATATGCAGAAAACGGATTACTTAACCAAATTCTCAAAACTTTGGGAATTTTTCCCGACGGAATTCCCTGGTTAACAAGTCCTGATAAAATATTGGGAATTGTTCCCATTTCCTTAGCTAGTATTATGGCTGTAACGATTTGGAAAGGCTTAGGCTACTACATGGTTATTTATTTAGCTGGATTACAAGCCATTCCCGCTGATATTTATGAAGCTGCTGCTATTGATGGTTCAGACAGTATTCGTAAACATTGGGATATTACCTTACCGTTAATGAAACCTTATTTAGCTTTAGTATCTGTAATTTCGGCAATTTCGGCAACTAAGGTTTTTGAAGAAGTTTATATTATGACTCAAGGGGGACCACTCAATAGTTCTAAGACAATTGTTTATTATTTGTATGAACAAGCATTTGGTAATTTAGAAATTAGCTATGCTTGTACTATTGGTTTGGTGCTATTTTTAATTATCTTAGGTTTATCTATTTTGCGATTAGCTGTAAATCAGCAAGATGGTAATGATTTCAGTGTTTGA
- a CDS encoding phosphate-starvation-inducible PsiE family protein: MPQRIIIEVNNWFKRDRIVRNLELFQDIIVISLCVSLFCVMLIRLGDMFLSFLHPLDLRQVTSDILFILILVELFRLLVDYLQERSISVGAAVEITIVSALREVILRGVLEISRDQLFGLSVFLLVLSGIFLALPWMPRLLEQVKISTHETVEPES; encoded by the coding sequence ATGCCACAGCGGATAATTATAGAAGTCAATAATTGGTTTAAACGAGATAGAATTGTCCGTAACTTAGAACTTTTTCAGGATATTATTGTTATTTCCCTGTGCGTGAGTTTATTTTGTGTCATGCTCATTCGATTAGGGGATATGTTTTTGTCATTTTTACATCCATTAGATTTACGGCAAGTAACATCTGATATTTTGTTTATTTTGATACTAGTAGAACTGTTTCGTTTGTTAGTTGATTACCTCCAAGAACGCAGTATATCCGTAGGTGCAGCAGTAGAAATTACCATTGTTTCGGCTTTACGAGAGGTAATTTTACGTGGTGTATTAGAAATTTCCCGCGATCAACTTTTTGGACTTTCTGTATTTCTATTAGTTTTATCAGGAATTTTTCTGGCTTTACCTTGGATGCCTCGCTTATTAGAACAGGTGAAAATTAGTACCCATGAAACAGTAGAACCAGAATCATAA
- a CDS encoding NYN domain-containing protein: MSRSTVPAVLLVDGYNIIGAWPCLIKTRDYAGLEAARGELVEAMTNYSAFQGYETQVVFDAQYQNTPSNRETITEFLTVHFTDFGQTADTYIEKTCASLRQQIAQSLISRMIVATSDRAQQLTVMGYGAEWLSAHQLCGEVETTVCRMRHRYQSQKQPKSRFLMNGIDAKARQRLTELRMGL; this comes from the coding sequence ATGTCTCGTTCTACAGTCCCGGCCGTTCTCTTAGTAGACGGCTACAATATTATAGGCGCTTGGCCTTGCTTGATAAAAACCCGTGATTATGCCGGACTGGAGGCTGCACGGGGTGAGTTGGTGGAAGCAATGACTAATTATAGTGCTTTCCAAGGTTATGAAACTCAAGTGGTGTTTGATGCTCAATATCAAAACACTCCTAGTAATAGAGAAACTATTACAGAATTCTTAACGGTACATTTTACAGATTTTGGCCAGACCGCAGACACATATATAGAAAAAACCTGTGCGTCTCTCCGTCAGCAAATAGCCCAATCTTTAATTTCTCGCATGATTGTCGCTACATCAGATCGGGCGCAGCAGTTAACAGTTATGGGTTATGGTGCTGAATGGTTATCAGCGCATCAACTATGCGGAGAAGTAGAAACTACGGTTTGTCGAATGCGCCATAGGTATCAGTCGCAAAAACAACCTAAAAGTAGATTTCTGATGAATGGGATTGATGCTAAAGCCAGACAACGGCTAACGGAATTACGCATGGGGTTATAA